In the genome of Fusobacterium necrogenes, one region contains:
- a CDS encoding S6 family peptidase, with product MRFRKNLFLYFIALNVTYGGTVSDLIDYQLYKDFAMNKGKFKVGATNVVVERKDGSFKVINLPIPDFSTTDSSAVGTLIDPNYVAGVKHNRGYTTVKYGYNTGHTYKLIDRNEKSNRDYHTPRLNKVVTDVAPTKYKQDDTLVQDWKNKYSLFARVGSGIQYIQSENGDKKYEAWAYEYLTGGIITSDMLYKGIWVDDRGENMNNYLDKSPLPIYIEQGDSGSPLWGFNNETQEWELVAFGMAISSTVSIYIPVDKAFMEQVMGEDYLPEVNDIKANGEIVWGAANTEEGSNTGTGTITQGDKTWTYNGLKSDIDLSKATNDELNFTKHLTFAGEGGTIKLEDSINMGAGKLTFKNNYTVKGETGEETWVGAGIEIAKNKEVLWQVNGVKGDALHKIGEGTLHVNATGKNEGALNVGDGIVILDQQADENGNKQAFDYIDIVSGRATVVLKDSEQIDTSKINFGFRGGRLDVDGNNITFGDINAVDFGAMIVNHNNEKKAVIEIDTDKFKKDTSIYHGHFGENDKDKVNGEMDVNISGSGVKTFAVTGGSTLNGNFNLNGKGTTLILSGERDLHAGEDIKKTTINGDYYSSQFDFKNVNMSEGTEFQGGVYSIINGNINTNKDNKVVLGYVDGESELVYDSTQETKTQTATKVTLNDENTNGKFKKITTFYKGDLNIENNSDLKVGYARVEGNTTLKNSKASFTNSLMIGNITQDKSDSTINEVTLIGNLDLYNGSNSAVSDSVVEGNIKLDDSHLVLKDSQINGKISATEGKLNLYSTVWTITEDSQVDTLLIGGDSQIKFNTRSVARSARAFSTLEADNFSGSTSVTFNANSSTGESDRLIINNLTDGNSELKVDLKDNAEIPNYGSKFKIMEIKAAEDKSINIVTGDGKDNKIDIGSVKVGIKVTKNEQGDLILDSSLGTTPDSKPDGDIVVDVEIPEINSSNQKIVSGSTTNTMAAEYAARGEVLRSQKRVIKDSMRNMDKDKFEGGAYYVGNYSESKYESDKFRKFDQKIINHGFAYEKDIVLSSNLDNYAGVAFIYGKSNIEYGEGYSGNIESFSGHVYSKLVKDNELYLKGDLGLTHLKEEINERKFETNIFSLGTGVGIKKEILGAKLITGVDMNLYYLPGVDYTLDFKNEKLQRASVEKELVVEIIPEIRLEKQFHYGDLKLIPYGALSYEFNDYLFNKAPELKTAGTKIGTALIERGGSITIGGGTEYKNLGLDLEVKYLIGEYGAEKLTGTLKLKYRF from the coding sequence ATGAGATTTAGAAAAAATTTATTTTTATATTTTATAGCATTAAATGTAACTTATGGAGGCACGGTTTCTGATTTAATTGATTATCAATTGTATAAGGACTTTGCAATGAATAAAGGAAAGTTCAAAGTAGGGGCTACAAATGTAGTAGTTGAGAGAAAAGATGGAAGTTTTAAAGTGATTAATTTACCTATTCCAGATTTTTCAACAACAGATTCTAGTGCAGTAGGAACTTTGATAGACCCTAACTATGTAGCTGGAGTAAAACATAACAGAGGGTATACTACAGTAAAATATGGGTATAACACAGGGCATACTTATAAGTTGATAGATAGAAATGAGAAGTCTAATAGAGATTACCACACACCTAGGTTAAATAAGGTAGTTACAGATGTAGCACCTACTAAGTATAAACAAGATGATACCCTAGTACAAGATTGGAAAAATAAATACTCTTTATTTGCTAGAGTGGGAAGTGGGATACAATATATTCAAAGTGAAAATGGAGATAAGAAATATGAAGCTTGGGCTTATGAATACCTCACTGGTGGAATCATAACAAGTGATATGCTATACAAAGGGATATGGGTAGATGATAGAGGAGAAAATATGAATAACTATTTGGATAAGAGTCCTCTACCAATTTATATAGAACAGGGAGATAGTGGATCACCACTATGGGGATTTAATAATGAAACTCAAGAGTGGGAGTTGGTTGCTTTTGGAATGGCAATATCATCAACAGTAAGTATATATATTCCAGTAGATAAGGCGTTTATGGAGCAAGTAATGGGAGAGGATTATCTTCCAGAGGTAAATGATATAAAGGCTAATGGAGAGATAGTTTGGGGAGCAGCAAATACTGAAGAGGGAAGTAATACAGGAACTGGAACTATAACTCAAGGAGATAAAACTTGGACATACAATGGTTTAAAATCTGATATAGATCTATCTAAGGCTACTAATGATGAACTTAATTTTACAAAACATCTGACTTTTGCTGGAGAGGGTGGAACTATTAAATTAGAAGATTCTATTAATATGGGAGCTGGAAAACTTACCTTTAAAAATAACTACACAGTTAAAGGAGAAACTGGAGAAGAGACTTGGGTAGGAGCAGGAATAGAGATAGCTAAGAATAAAGAGGTACTTTGGCAGGTAAATGGAGTAAAGGGAGATGCTCTTCATAAAATAGGAGAAGGAACATTACATGTAAATGCTACTGGAAAAAATGAGGGAGCTTTAAATGTAGGAGATGGAATAGTTATTTTAGACCAACAAGCTGATGAAAATGGAAATAAACAGGCTTTTGACTATATAGATATAGTTAGTGGAAGAGCTACTGTAGTATTAAAGGATTCAGAACAAATAGATACCTCTAAGATTAACTTTGGATTTAGAGGGGGAAGATTAGATGTAGATGGAAATAATATAACTTTTGGTGATATAAATGCTGTTGATTTTGGAGCTATGATAGTAAATCATAATAATGAGAAAAAAGCAGTGATAGAGATAGATACAGATAAATTCAAAAAAGATACTTCAATTTATCATGGACATTTTGGAGAAAATGATAAAGATAAAGTAAATGGAGAGATGGATGTAAATATCTCTGGTAGTGGAGTAAAAACTTTTGCTGTTACTGGAGGTTCTACATTAAATGGAAACTTTAATTTAAATGGGAAGGGAACAACTCTTATTTTATCAGGAGAAAGAGATCTTCATGCGGGAGAGGATATAAAGAAAACGACTATAAATGGCGATTACTATTCTAGTCAGTTTGATTTTAAAAATGTCAATATGTCTGAAGGGACAGAGTTCCAAGGAGGAGTATACTCAATTATCAATGGTAATATAAATACCAATAAAGATAACAAAGTAGTTTTAGGATATGTGGATGGTGAAAGTGAACTTGTTTATGATTCTACACAGGAAACTAAGACTCAGACTGCAACTAAAGTTACTCTAAATGATGAAAATACAAATGGAAAATTTAAAAAGATAACTACTTTCTACAAGGGAGATTTAAATATCGAAAATAACTCTGATTTGAAAGTTGGGTATGCAAGAGTTGAAGGAAATACAACTTTAAAAAATAGTAAGGCAAGTTTTACAAATTCACTAATGATTGGAAATATAACTCAAGATAAGAGTGATTCTACAATAAATGAAGTAACTTTAATAGGAAATTTAGATCTATATAATGGGTCAAATTCTGCTGTATCTGATTCTGTAGTTGAAGGAAATATAAAATTAGATGATAGCCACTTAGTTTTAAAGGATTCTCAAATAAATGGAAAAATATCAGCAACTGAAGGGAAGTTAAATCTATATAGTACTGTCTGGACTATAACTGAAGATTCACAAGTAGATACTCTATTAATAGGCGGAGATAGTCAGATTAAATTTAATACAAGATCTGTTGCTAGAAGTGCAAGAGCTTTTTCGACTTTAGAGGCCGATAATTTCTCAGGGAGTACTTCAGTAACATTTAATGCTAATTCCTCTACTGGAGAAAGTGATAGATTAATTATTAATAATTTAACAGATGGAAATAGTGAATTAAAAGTAGATTTAAAAGATAATGCAGAAATTCCAAATTATGGAAGTAAGTTTAAAATAATGGAGATTAAAGCAGCCGAAGATAAAAGCATAAATATAGTTACTGGAGATGGAAAAGATAATAAAATTGATATTGGATCTGTAAAAGTAGGTATAAAAGTAACTAAAAATGAGCAAGGAGACTTAATTTTAGATTCAAGTTTAGGAACTACTCCTGATTCTAAGCCAGATGGAGATATAGTAGTAGATGTAGAGATTCCAGAGATAAACTCATCAAATCAAAAAATAGTCAGTGGATCGACAACAAACACTATGGCAGCTGAATATGCAGCTAGGGGAGAGGTATTGAGAAGTCAAAAAAGAGTAATAAAAGATTCCATGAGAAATATGGATAAGGATAAATTTGAAGGTGGAGCTTATTATGTAGGAAATTATTCTGAATCTAAATATGAAAGTGACAAGTTTAGAAAGTTTGATCAAAAAATAATTAACCATGGTTTTGCATATGAAAAAGATATAGTATTAAGTAGTAATTTGGATAATTATGCAGGAGTAGCATTTATCTATGGTAAGTCTAATATAGAGTATGGAGAGGGGTATTCTGGAAATATTGAAAGTTTTTCAGGACATGTATACTCAAAATTAGTAAAAGATAATGAATTGTATTTAAAGGGTGATCTAGGTTTAACTCATCTAAAAGAGGAGATAAATGAAAGAAAATTTGAGACAAATATTTTTAGCTTAGGAACAGGAGTGGGAATTAAAAAAGAAATTTTAGGAGCAAAACTTATAACAGGTGTAGATATGAACCTATATTATCTACCAGGTGTTGACTATACTTTAGACTTCAAAAATGAAAAATTACAAAGAGCTAGTGTAGAAAAAGAGTTAGTAGTTGAAATAATTCCAGAGATAAGATTAGAGAAGCAATTTCATTACGGAGATTTAAAACTTATTCCATATGGAGCTTTATCTTATGAATTTAATGATTATTTGTTCAATAAGGCTCCAGAGTTAAAAACTGCAGGAACAAAAATAGGAACAGCTCTTATAGAAAGAGGTGGAAGTATAACAATAGGTGGAGGTACTGAGTATAAAAATTTAGGATTAGACTTAGAGGTAAAATATTTAATTGGAGAGTATGGGGCTGAAAAGCTTACAGGAACATTAAAATTAAAATATAGATTTTAG
- a CDS encoding Fur family transcriptional regulator, which produces MEFQIENIGGYLKAHDIKPSYQRIKIFQYLIEKKNHPTVDMIYKALCTEIPTLSKTTVYNTLNLFIEKKIVNVVVIEENETRYDTVMEVHGHFKCEKCGKIYDIRVDRAILENELLKSCEVKEQHYYFKGICQDCSK; this is translated from the coding sequence ATGGAGTTTCAAATTGAAAATATAGGTGGATATTTAAAAGCTCATGATATAAAACCATCTTATCAGAGAATAAAAATCTTTCAATACTTAATTGAGAAAAAAAATCATCCAACAGTAGATATGATATATAAAGCTCTATGTACGGAAATACCTACTTTATCTAAGACTACTGTTTACAATACATTGAATTTATTTATCGAGAAAAAAATAGTAAATGTTGTAGTGATTGAAGAAAATGAAACTAGATATGATACTGTCATGGAAGTTCATGGACATTTTAAATGTGAAAAATGTGGAAAAATATATGACATAAGAGTTGATAGGGCTATTTTAGAAAATGAGCTCTTGAAAAGTTGTGAAGTTAAGGAACAACATTATTATTTTAAAGGAATTTGTCAAGATTGTTCAAAATAA
- the argH gene encoding argininosuccinate lyase: MQFFSGRFKEKASHLILDFHSSISFDKRLYKYDIMGSIAHVRGLGKQGIISLEDSQLIERTLKDILRDIEAGKIEFSIEYEDIHMNIEKILIDRIGDVGKKLHTGRSRNDQVAVDMKLFTKDEVVKIQALLLDLLEVINSMAKENLSTYMPGFTHLQKAQPVSFAHYILAYAEMFRRDYIRLSNAISLADTSPLGSAALAGTTYPLDRQFTASQLGFSAPTWNSMDSVSDRDYLIEIINAFSLIMVHLSRFCEEIIIFSSNDYGYIELSDSFSTGSSIMPQKKNPDAAELIRGKSGRVFGDLMALLTTMKGIPLAYNKDMQEDKENFFDALDTVKACLNVFIGMFHTLTVKKENMLLAASQGFINATDVADFLTEKGMSFRDAYKIVGSMVAYCIDNNTTFENLTFENYKNFSELFDNDIYEAISIKNCVEKRTTLGGPGEESVLAHIEFLDKFILDSEKHVNEFKLNNILD, encoded by the coding sequence ATGCAATTTTTTTCAGGAAGATTCAAAGAAAAAGCAAGTCACTTAATCTTAGATTTTCATTCATCTATCAGTTTTGACAAAAGACTGTACAAATACGATATTATGGGTAGTATTGCCCATGTAAGAGGTCTTGGGAAACAAGGAATAATATCTCTTGAAGACTCTCAATTAATTGAAAGGACCTTAAAAGATATATTAAGAGATATTGAAGCTGGAAAAATAGAATTTTCTATTGAGTATGAAGATATTCATATGAATATTGAAAAAATACTCATTGATAGAATTGGTGATGTAGGAAAAAAACTCCATACTGGTAGAAGTAGAAATGATCAAGTGGCTGTTGATATGAAGCTTTTTACTAAAGATGAAGTAGTAAAAATACAGGCTCTTCTTTTAGATTTATTAGAAGTTATAAACTCTATGGCCAAGGAAAATTTATCTACATATATGCCAGGATTTACTCATTTACAAAAAGCTCAACCTGTATCTTTTGCTCACTATATCCTAGCTTATGCTGAGATGTTTAGAAGAGATTATATAAGACTTTCTAATGCTATAAGTTTAGCTGATACATCTCCACTTGGATCTGCCGCCCTAGCTGGTACTACTTATCCTCTAGATAGACAGTTTACAGCCTCTCAATTAGGGTTTTCAGCTCCTACTTGGAATAGTATGGACAGTGTAAGTGATAGAGATTATTTAATTGAAATCATCAATGCTTTTTCTCTTATTATGGTTCACCTTTCTCGTTTCTGTGAGGAGATAATCATATTTAGTTCAAACGATTATGGATATATTGAACTCAGTGATTCATTCTCTACAGGAAGTAGTATCATGCCTCAGAAAAAAAATCCAGACGCTGCTGAATTAATTAGAGGAAAAAGTGGAAGGGTATTTGGAGATCTCATGGCTCTACTTACGACAATGAAAGGAATACCTCTAGCTTATAATAAAGATATGCAAGAGGATAAAGAAAATTTCTTTGATGCCCTAGATACTGTAAAAGCTTGTTTAAATGTATTTATAGGAATGTTCCATACTCTCACAGTTAAAAAAGAAAACATGCTTTTAGCTGCCTCTCAAGGATTCATAAATGCCACTGATGTAGCTGATTTCTTGACAGAAAAAGGAATGAGCTTTAGAGATGCCTATAAAATAGTAGGAAGTATGGTAGCTTACTGTATTGATAATAATACTACATTTGAAAATTTAACTTTTGAAAATTATAAAAATTTCTCTGAGCTTTTTGACAATGATATCTATGAAGCTATCTCTATTAAAAATTGTGTAGAAAAAAGAACCACACTAGGTGGTCCTGGTGAAGAAAGTGTTTTAGCTCATATTGAATTTTTAGATAAATTTATTCTTGATTCTGAAAAACATGTAAATGAGTTTAAATTAAATAATATTTTAGATTAA
- a CDS encoding OmpA family protein: MRNTKKIIASLILGVTIVGCTSSPFLDETGSVNKKTSGTAGGAAAGALIGQLIGKDTKGTLIGAGIGALAGLGWGAYRDNQEQELRERLKNTEVEVNREGDNLNLYLPGGVTFATNSANIASNFYDPLNSIATVLVQYPETRIIVNGYTDNTGAASYNLDLSQRRANSVRDYFISQGVASYRVTAVGHGINNPRATNNTAAGRAENRRVEIQILPLN; this comes from the coding sequence ATGAGAAATACAAAAAAAATAATTGCTAGTTTGATACTAGGAGTAACAATAGTTGGCTGTACTTCTTCACCTTTTTTAGATGAAACAGGTTCAGTTAATAAAAAGACTTCTGGTACAGCTGGTGGAGCTGCAGCCGGAGCATTGATTGGACAACTTATTGGAAAAGATACTAAGGGAACTCTCATTGGTGCTGGAATAGGTGCTCTTGCTGGTCTTGGTTGGGGAGCATACAGAGATAATCAAGAGCAAGAGTTGAGAGAGAGATTAAAAAATACTGAAGTTGAAGTTAACAGAGAGGGAGATAACTTAAATCTTTACCTCCCAGGAGGGGTAACTTTTGCTACTAACAGTGCTAACATAGCTTCTAACTTCTATGATCCACTAAACTCTATAGCAACAGTTTTAGTTCAATATCCTGAAACTAGAATAATAGTAAATGGATATACTGATAATACTGGAGCTGCTAGTTATAACTTAGACCTATCACAAAGAAGAGCTAATAGCGTTAGAGATTACTTCATATCTCAAGGAGTAGCGTCATATAGAGTAACTGCTGTAGGACATGGTATTAACAATCCTAGAGCAACTAATAATACTGCAGCTGGAAGAGCAGAAAATAGAAGAGTAGAAATTCAAATTCTTCCATTAAATTAA
- a CDS encoding GNAT family N-acetyltransferase: MEFKVLKEVDLPTLNKIVEIEEEAFEGNGNVDMWILKALIRYGKVFILEEAEEIISIVEYMQIMGKEEVFLYGISTKKKYRNRGYAKKIMEESEKYLKERGYKEISLTVDPNNEIGMKLYKDLGYGVEEYQKNEYGRDIHRYLMKKIIV, from the coding sequence ATGGAGTTTAAAGTATTAAAAGAAGTGGATTTACCTACATTAAATAAGATTGTGGAGATAGAAGAAGAAGCTTTTGAAGGAAATGGGAATGTTGATATGTGGATATTAAAAGCACTTATTAGATATGGAAAAGTATTTATTTTAGAAGAAGCTGAGGAAATAATATCTATAGTTGAATATATGCAAATTATGGGAAAAGAAGAAGTTTTTTTATATGGGATATCTACAAAGAAAAAATATAGAAACCGTGGTTATGCAAAAAAAATAATGGAAGAAAGTGAAAAGTACTTAAAAGAGAGAGGGTATAAAGAAATAAGTTTAACTGTTGATCCAAATAATGAGATAGGAATGAAGTTATATAAAGATTTAGGTTATGGAGTAGAAGAATATCAAAAAAATGAGTATGGTAGAGATATTCATAGATATTTAATGAAAAAAATAATAGTTTGA
- a CDS encoding patatin-like phospholipase family protein yields the protein MKIGLVLEGGGMRGVYTVGVLDAFRKYNFMPDYVIGVSAGASNAASYISKQDGRALRTNINYIGDKRYLSWSNYLKTGSLFGMEFLYEEIPEKLDPFDYNSFFANPCDFKVGVTNAETGKAEFYGKDSIHDGATILKASSSIPLVANPVTYSGKIYFDGGTSAPIPVSQALKDGCDKLIVVLTRDRNFIKPPLKCFPLVAWKMRKYPAMVELLKRHHKVYKENQEEIRRLEKEGKAMVIAPSAPLKIDRFEKSRERLLSVYHQGFADGEKFIKSFKY from the coding sequence ATGAAAATAGGATTAGTTTTGGAAGGTGGAGGAATGAGAGGTGTCTATACAGTAGGAGTATTAGATGCTTTTAGGAAATATAACTTTATGCCAGATTATGTAATAGGAGTTTCTGCTGGAGCTTCTAATGCAGCTTCATATATATCTAAGCAAGATGGAAGAGCACTTAGAACTAATATAAATTATATAGGGGATAAGAGATATCTTAGTTGGAGTAACTACTTAAAAACAGGTTCTCTCTTTGGAATGGAGTTTTTATATGAAGAGATTCCAGAGAAGTTAGATCCTTTTGATTACAATAGTTTCTTTGCTAATCCGTGTGATTTTAAAGTGGGAGTTACTAATGCTGAAACTGGAAAAGCAGAGTTTTATGGAAAGGACTCCATACATGATGGAGCAACTATATTGAAAGCTTCATCTTCTATTCCTTTAGTAGCTAATCCTGTAACTTATAGTGGGAAAATATATTTTGATGGAGGGACATCAGCTCCTATACCTGTATCACAAGCTTTAAAAGATGGTTGTGATAAACTTATAGTAGTTTTAACTAGAGATAGAAATTTTATAAAGCCTCCACTAAAATGTTTTCCATTAGTAGCTTGGAAGATGAGAAAATATCCAGCAATGGTGGAACTGTTAAAAAGACATCATAAAGTATATAAAGAGAATCAAGAGGAGATAAGAAGATTAGAAAAAGAGGGAAAAGCTATGGTTATAGCTCCCTCTGCTCCTTTAAAAATAGATAGATTTGAGAAGAGCAGAGAGAGATTATTATCTGTATATCACCAAGGATTTGCTGATGGAGAAAAATTTATAAAGAGTTTTAAATATTAA
- the truA gene encoding tRNA pseudouridine(38-40) synthase TruA, with protein sequence MRNIKMVYRYDGSMFYGFQRQPNKRTVQGEIESLLNVVLKEQVDIISSGRTDRGVHALIQVSNFYTDSGIPLDRLKYVLMRGLPLDIEILSLEEVDLEFNSRFDAKSRGYTYRLSWERDPFQSRYETYVNKEIDIENFQNILNSLIGIHDFNNFRLSDCGSKTSIREIYDIEVKKIGKKRVSIDIIGSSFLKSQIRIIIGTALNIYFGNLPKNYIEEMLKNPNKKYIKKVAEPNGLYLSKVDY encoded by the coding sequence ATGAGAAATATAAAAATGGTCTACAGATATGATGGAAGTATGTTTTATGGTTTTCAAAGGCAACCAAATAAAAGAACAGTTCAAGGGGAGATAGAGAGTTTATTAAACGTTGTATTAAAAGAGCAGGTAGATATTATATCTTCTGGAAGAACGGATAGAGGAGTTCATGCTTTGATACAGGTATCCAATTTTTATACAGATTCTGGTATTCCACTGGATAGATTAAAATATGTACTTATGAGAGGATTACCTCTAGATATAGAGATTTTAAGCCTAGAGGAGGTAGATCTAGAGTTTAATTCAAGATTTGATGCTAAAAGTAGAGGTTACACTTATAGACTAAGCTGGGAGAGGGATCCATTTCAAAGTAGATATGAAACTTATGTAAATAAGGAGATAGATATAGAGAATTTTCAAAATATATTGAATAGTTTAATTGGAATACATGATTTTAATAATTTTAGATTGAGTGATTGTGGAAGCAAGACATCTATTAGAGAGATATATGATATAGAAGTAAAAAAAATAGGAAAGAAGAGAGTAAGTATAGATATTATAGGGAGTTCTTTTTTAAAATCACAAATAAGAATAATAATAGGAACTGCTTTGAATATATATTTTGGAAATCTTCCTAAAAATTATATAGAAGAGATGTTAAAAAATCCGAATAAAAAATATATAAAGAAGGTAGCAGAGCCCAATGGACTTTATCTATCAAAAGTCGATTATTAG